The Leucothrix mucor DSM 2157 DNA window GTCAGCCGCGAAAAAGTAAACGCCTTCAGCGATATCCTCAGGTAGAACATTAAGCTTTAGCAGGCTACGTTGACGGTAGTGCTCTTCCAGCTCATTGGTTTCCATATTATAGGCACTGGCGCGTTCTTCCTTCCATTTGCCACTCCAGATCTTGGAACCGCGCAGTACCGCATCAGGGTTTACGACATTGGTACGAATGCCATGCGGTGCACCTTCAAGGGCTACGCAGCGTGCTAACTGAATCTCAGCGGCTTTTGCTGTGCAATAAGCGGAGGCGTTAGCTGAAGCGACTAAGCCATTTTTGCTAGCAATAAAGACGACGGCTCCACCCATTTTCTGCCCTTTCATTAACGAGAATGCAGCGCGTGAAACTAGGAAGTATCCAGTGGCTAGAATATTTTGATTAAAGTTCCAGGACTCTAGTGTGGTTTCGTCTAATGGAGATGATGAAGCAATTCCTGCATTAGAAACTAGTATATCTAGTCCACCAAAGCGTAAGCTTGAGTATGCAAAGGCTTGCTGGACTTGCTCCTCTTTTGTGACATCCATCTTAATTCCGGCCACGACATCTTTGCCAAATGCCGCTTCAAATCCTGCGACTGTTTCTGTCAGGCTTGCTTCATCAATATCTGTGAGGAGTACACAAGCACCTTCCTTTAACAGGCGCTCGGCGGTTGCTTGGCCGATACCGCCAGCGCCACCAGTGATTAAGGCAATTCGACCAGCAAGTGCTTTCGGTTTGGGCATGCGCTGCAGTTTTGCTTCTTCCAGCAACCAATATTCAATATCAAACGCTTCTTGCTCTGGCAGGCCCATATACTCGCTCACACCCGATGCACCGCGCATAACATTGATGGCATTCACATAAAACTCGCCAGCAATTCGGGCTGTTGCTTTATCTTTAGCAAAAGTCAGCATGCCTACGCCGGGAATGAGATAAACAATGGGGTTGGCGTCGCGAACTGCAGGGCTATTATCATGCTTGCAACGATTATAGTAAGCATTGTAGTCGTCACGATACTGTTCTAAGGCAGCATCCAAGCCTTCAATTACTGAAGACAGGTTGGCTGTTTCCGAGTCAAATTGGCTAGGATCAAAGTCAACAACAAAAGGTTTGATTTTTGTGCGTAGGAAGTGATCAGGGCAGGAGGTGCCGAGTTCAGCTAGCGCCTGTAATTCCGCGCTATTAACAAACTCCAGCACTTCATCACTATCATTAAAATGACCTAGCTGACGTTGATGTTCGCTAGTTTTTCCACGAATGATAGGCATTAACTGGCTTGCCACTTGTTGACGTTGCTCTGCCTGTAGCGAGCTATGAACAGCACCACCAAAGGCTGCTTTGCCTTCTAACTGTTGGTCTAACCATACTTGCGCACGATTGATCATTTCTAGTGATGTCTCATAACACTCTTTGGCGCTATTCGCCCAAGTAAATAAGCCATGTGCTTCTAGCACGACACCTTTTAAATGTGGGTTTTCAGTGGCAATCTTTTCTAATTCAAGACCAAGTTGGTAGCCAGGTCGTCTCCATGGGAGCCAGCCAATGTCGCTGCCATAAATTGTTTCCGTTAGATCGCGGCTGTTTTTGCTGGCCGCAATTGCAATCACGGCATCTGGGTGTAAGTGGTCTACGTGGCTAAAAGGAACATAGGCATGTAATGGTGTGTCGATACTGGCTGCCCGTGTGTTTAAGTTGAATGTGCAATGCGGTAAATAGGCAACCATTTCATCTTCATGCTCTATGCCGCGATAGAGTTGTTTCAAGCCTTTGAGCTTGTCCATATAGAGCGTGGAAAACCCATCTAGCCCCATACTTCCAATATCGCCACCGGAGCCTTTAACCCAAAGCACCTCGGTTTGCTCACCTGTCAGTGGGTCGGTGCACTGTATTTTTGATGAGGTATTTCCACCGCCATAGTTGGTGACTCTCATGTCTGAGCCAAGCAAGTTGGACCGGTATTGTAATAGCTCAGGTTCATTAAGTTTTGCAGCGGCAGCGTCGTCCCATAGATTTGGAATTAGCTTTTCTGACATTGTGCTCATGATGATCTTCCTCTGTTTATCAATAGTTATCCAGATGGGCTGTCTCACAGTCCGATGGGTAAATAGTCGTTGCCAATTTCTTAGCGTGATCTAAATATACAGCAAATAAAATCAAAACCAATCAAAATAATTCATAAAAAATCAATTTTATCTTGTCATGCCAAAATGATTGAGGCATATTTATAAGCGGAAATTGTCGATGTTTAGGGTTAGCCACTAGGTTTTACGGGCTAGAGCTTAAGCATTTTTTATCTGGAGGAGAGTAACAATGAGATTGAAAAAACTATTTACAGCGACGACTTTGGCTGTTGCCTTATTTGGTACAACAGTGGCTCAAGCTGAAGATGTACGCATCGGCTTGGTTGTAAAAGCGCTAGGTATTGGCTTTTTTGAAGCGGCTAATAAAGGCGCTGAAGAAGCAGCTAAAGAGTTGGGTGATGTAGAGATTATCTATACCGGCCCAACGAGTACGACTGCAGAAGGTCAGATTGAGGTGCTTAACTCACTCATCGCTCAAAAAGTCGATGCGATCGCTGTATCAGCCAATGATACGGATGCGCTAGTCCCCATCCTAAAAAAAGCACAGCAACGCGGTATTAAGGTTGTTTCTTGGGATTCAGGTGTTGCAGAAGCGGGGCGCCAAGTTCACTTAAACCCATCCAGTAACTCGCTGATCGGCGAGATGAATATTAAGCTTGCGGCCGATGCGCTTAAAGCAATGGATATCGAAAAAGGCGAGATTGCCATTCTCAGTGCAACCCCAACGTCAACCAACCAGAATATCTGGATTGAAGAAATGAAAAAGGTGCTCCCTAATTATCCTGGGCTTGAGCTTGTAGCAACGGTCTATGGCGATGATTTAGCGGATAAAAGCTATCGTGAAACCAAGGGCTTGCTCCAAACTTATCCTAACCTGAAAGTTATTGTTTCTCCTACGTCTGTAGGAATTGTTGCGGCTGCTCAAGCGGTTGAAGATGCCAAGAAGCTTGGTCAGGTCTATGTAACAGGATTGGGCTTGCCGTCTGAATTGGCAGGTCATGTTAAAGCCGGCTCTGTTGAAAGTTTTGCGATCTGGAATCCCATTGACTTAGGTTATGCAGCAACCACCATTGCGTATAACTTGGTCAAGGGAAAAGCCACTGATACGGAAGTGAGTATGGGCCGTATGGGCGTTGCAAAACTGGAAAAAGATGGTAGCGCAGCGATGTCGGACCCGTTTGTCTATGACGCATCGAACGTTGATGAGTTTGCGGAAATATTTTAAGTCTTTTGATTTAATTCGATTGAGAATAAATGGGGCTGGCATGCGTATTGGTGGCCCCTTTTTCTCAGCTTCCTCAATTAAGACAAGGAACGACGGAAATACTATGAGTGATTCCCATCCTATATTTTCCCTTAGGGGTGTCAGTAAATCGTTTCCCGGTGTCAAGGCTTTAGATCAGGTTCAACTTGATTTATACCCCGGCCAAGTGACGGCTTTAATCGGTGAAAATGGTGCTGGAAAATCCACACTCGTGAAGTCAATGACGGGTATTTATAAACCTGAAGAGGGAGAGATCCGCTTTAATGGTGAGCTGATTAAGTTAAATAGCCCTGGTGACGCAAGGCGCTTGGGGATTACTGCGATTCATCAGGAAACTGTTCTGTTTGATGAGCTAAGCGTGACGGAAAATATCTTTGCCGGACATTATGTAACGGATAAGCGTACTGGCGCTTTGAGTTGGATGGTTATGCATAATCTGGCTCAGCATATTTTAGATAGTATCGAAGCACCGATTAAGGCGAAGAGCTTATTAAAGAATCTCAGTATTGGCCAGCGTCACATGGTCGCCATCGCCCGCGCATTATCATTCGATGCGGAAGTCGTGATTTTGGATGAGCCAACGGCTGCGCTTTCTCACCACGAAATAGAAGAGCTTTACAAAATTGTTAACCGACTAAAAAAATCGGGTCGGGCAATTATGTTTATCACACATAAATTTGACGAAATATTTACCATTGCTGACCGTTACACCGTCTTCAGAGATGGCACTTATGTTGGTGAAGGAATGATTAAAGATGTCACCGAGAAAGAACTGGTGACAATGATGGTAGGCCGCACAGTTGACCAAGTATTTCCTAAAGAACAGGTTGAGATTGGTGAGGTGGTTCTTGAGGTTGAAGCATTAAGCCATCCTACTGAGTTCGATGATATTAGTTTTAATTTACACCGTGGAGAAATTTTAGGTTTCTATGGGTTAGTTGGTGCAGGGCGCAGCGAGGTCATGCAGGCACTATTTGGTGTGGCGAAAAACGTTACCGGAAAAATTTCAGTCAAGGGTGAGGCGGTTGATATCAAGTCGCCCGCAGATGCGATTAAGGCTGGAATTGCTTATGTACCGGAGGAGCGGCAAAGTCAGGGCGTGATTCTGGAGTTACCCATTTATCAAAACATTGGGTTACCGCAATTATCGGGCATTAACGCTAAAGGCTTTTTAGATAATACCGCAGAGTATTCATTAGCGAGTCATTACGCCCAGCGCTTACAAGTTAAAGCGCCAAATTGGAATGAAAAAGTTGAAAACCTCTCGGGAGGTAATCAGCAAAAGGTGGTGATTGGGAAGTGGCTTGCCACAAAACCAGCCGTCATTATTCTGGATGAGCCAACCAAAGGAATCGATATTGGTTCAAAAGCAGCGGTTCACGCCTTTATGTCGGAGCTTGTGAAAGAGGGGTTGGCAGTGATTATGGTGTCATCGGAATTACCCGAAATAATGGGGATGTCAGATCGCATTATTGTTATGAATGAAGGTTTGATGGTTAGCCAGTTCGAACACGATAAATGCACTGCGGAAGCTATCGTTCATGCAGCTACAGGAGGGAGTCATCATGCTGAGTCTGCTTAAAAGTCGTGAGCTTTTATTGGGGCTGCTCATCGTAATGATGACTGGTCTCATCGGTATGGTTGCGCCGAAATTTATAGCGCCCGGAAACCTATTATCTGTTTATACCGATACCTCGATATTGATCATTCTAGCCCTGGGTCAGATGTTGGTGATTTTGACACGTTGCATCGATTTGTCAGTTGCAGCGAACTTGGCGATGACCGGAATGGTGATGGCTATGTTGAACCATAGTTATCCGGATCTGCCTGTTTTGCTATTGGTGCTCGCCGGGTGCTTGCTAGGTTTGGTGCTGGGAATGATCAACGGCCTGATGGTTTGGAAGCTAGGCATTCCCGCTATTGTGGTGACCTTGGGAACCATGAGTATCTACCGAGGCATCATTTTCTTATTTAGCGATGGCGCGTGGGTGAATGCGCATGAAATGTCAGAGGACTTCATCGCTGCGCCCCGAGCCGTGATCTTCGGTCTGCCTGTTTTAGGTTGGATATCCCTGATCTTCATTGCCATCATGCTCTACTTTGTGCGATATCGCCGCCTTGGTCGTGAGATTTATGCGGTAGGAAACAATCCAACAGCAGCCTTTTATATCGGTATTGATGTCGGTAAAACGCAGTTCATTGCATTCAGTATTTCAGGTCTGTTAGCAGGGCTTTGCGGTTATCTTTGGGTGTCACGCTATGCGGTTGCTTATGTAGATGTTGCCAATGGTTTTGAGTTGCAGGTAATCGCAGCGTGTGTGATTGGCGGCGTTAGTATTATGGGAGGGATTGGTACGGTTTTAGGTTGCGTGCTTGGCGCATTATTTTTAGGTGTTATCAATAATGCCTTGCCAGTCATTGGCGTATCACCTTTCTGGCAGATGGCCATTTCAGGCTTGGTTATTATTCTTGCAGTTATCGCCAATTCGCGCTCAGAGAAAAAGTCTGGCCGGATCATTTTGAAAAAAAATACTCAAGCGAAGCAATAAGGAGTTTGCGATGGAAACGAACGTCAATATAAGTGATCGCTTACCTAAAGTGGGTTTTGCCAGTCGCATTCTTTCATGGGAGTTTTTCCTATTACTATTTACGCTGTTGGTATTTGTATTAAACAGCTATGCCTCACCGTATTTTCTTGATCCCTGGAACTTATCCGATGCAACCTTCAACTTCACTGAAAAGGCGATAGTGGCATTACCTTTGGCAATGCTGATTATTTGCCGGGAAATCGATTTGTCAGTGGCGTCGATCATCGCACTTGCCTCTGTGAGCATGGGGTTGGCAGCGGAAGCCGGTATGGGAACGCCAGCTCTGGTATTGATCGGTTTAGTGGTTGGAACACTTTGTGGTTTAGTCAATGGCTTGCTAGTTACGCGTTTTGAAATCCCATCCATTGTTGTCACCATTGGTACTATGAGCCTATTTCGTGGGCTCACTTATATCATTTTAGGGGATGATGTACTGAAAAATTACCCTGATAGCTTTGCTTGGTTTGGTCAAGGTTATGCCTGGGGGATGCTTAGCTTTGAGTTTGTGCTGTTCTTGGCACTGACGGTTGTGTTCTATGTGTTGCTTCACAAAACTAATTTTGGTCGCCGCACTTATGCTATTGGCAATAACCCGACCGGTGCATTTTTCTCGGGGATCAATGTTAACCGTCACCGCTTAGTGTTGTTTGCTTTGGTTGGTCTTATTGCCGGCTTGGCTTCTGTTTTGCTCACTGCTCGCTTGGGCAGTACTCGTCCTACCATCGCGCTTGGCTGGGAGCTGAGCATTATCACTATGGTTGTGCTGGGTGGCGTGAGTATTTTGGGTGGTTCGGGAACCATCATCGGCGTGTTTATTGCTGTGTTCCTTATGGGGTTAGTGACCTTTGGCCTCGGGCTGTTAAATGTTCCGGGTATTGTCATGTCTATTGTGGTTGGAGGTATGTTAATTGGTGTCATTGCGACGCCCATCCTCCTAAATAAATTCATTAGAGCGAGGCGGTGATATATGCAACAAGCATTTGTGATGCAGCTTCGAGCTGGTTTTGAAGCAGAGTACCAGCAACGACATGATGAGATTTGGCCTGAGTTGACGGCATTATTGAAACAGTATGGCTTTAGCCACTATTCGATTTATTTACACCCGGAGACTTTGCAGTTATTCGGCACGGTGACCATTCCGGATGACTTTAATCCCGAGTTATTGAAGCAAGAACTGGTGATGCAACGGTGGTGGAAATGCATGGCTCCTTTGATGGAAACACGAGCCGGTAGTAATGAGCCTGCTTCGACTGAGCTCACACGAGTGTTCTTTATGTTATGAGTATTAAATCTACTGATGTGATCGCGGTGCTGGATATTGGGAAAACCAATGTTAAATTCAGTATCGTGGACAGTGTTTCCCAAGCCGTTTTGGATATTCAAAAGACGAGCAATAGTGTGCTGACTGATGGGCCTTATCCCCATGCAGATGTTGAGCGAATTTGGCTCTGGTATTGCGAGTGTCTGAAGCAGGCGGCTACTCAATTTACGATTCGTTCCTTAGGCTGCACAACGCATGGTGCGACTGGTGTTTGTTTGGGTGCAGGTCAGTTGGCGTTTCCGGTCGTTGATTACGAGGCAGACTTATATGACTCGATTGATGCGGAATACTCGTTACTGCGGCCTGACTTTCAAGAGACATTTAGCCCCGACCTTCCTAAGTCGGGCTTAAACCTTGGTAGGCAGGTTTACTGGCTTTCTCAAACGTTTCCTGAGGAGTTTGCTCAGGTCGATACGTATTTAATGTATCCACAGTATTGGGGGTGGCGACTATCTGGCAGAGCAGTTAGCGAAGTGACTTCATTAGGTTGTCACACTGATCTTTGGAATCCGTCAAATAGTAGGCTTTCGTCATTAGTGGCATCAATGGAGTGGTCCGGGTTATTTCCTCCGTTGTTAATGGCAGGAGAGAGCCTTGGGACTGTTAAGCCTGAGCTGGCAAAAGCATTGGGTCTGCCAGCTGACTGTCAGGTAATTAATGGTTTACATGATAGCAATGCCTCTTTAGTCCCGTACTTGCTGGAGAAGCAAAAGCCGCTAACGGTGATCTCTAGCGGCACATGGGTTATTATGGCGGGGATTGGCCTCCCGTTGGATTGCCTGAAAGAGCAAGATGACATGTTGGCAAATGTCAGTGTGCTTGCTGAGGCGGTCCCCTCAATCCGGTTTATGGGAGGTAGGGAGTGGGATCACTTAAAAGAATCCATGATTTGCGACTTACATGATTTGGAGCGGGTGTTGAGTTTGGAAGTCTATGCTTTGCCTGCTTTTAGCAAGCAGGGCGGCCCGTTCAGAAATTGGGAGGGTGAAATCGTCGGCCCTCATCACTTGTTGAGGGCCGATGAAAAAACGGCATTGGCTTCTTTATATTGTGCTTTAGTCAGTCATTATTGTCTTGATCTTTTAGGTAGCTATGGAGCTATCTATATTGAGGGGAGTTTGGCAAAAAATGAAGTGTATAAAGTAGTAATTGAGGCGCTGCGCCCCACGCAGCCATTGTTCATTAGTGAGGACAGTACAGGTACTACTCAGGGTGTGGTGCAACTGATTACCAGACAAACTGCCGAAAATGAAATTATTCGGCAGAATGCGCTTGATGAGTTTGGATCTAAGGTTCAATTGATGAAGTATAGTCAGCGTTGGTTAGAGATGATCAATCGCAGATTGGCTAGTTTAACTTAAAGTGCCTTAACAGCCTCAAGCACAGCATCAGCATGTCCTTTTACCTTCACTTTATCCCAGTGCTCACGCAGTACGCCTTCCTTATCGATTAGGAAGGTGCTGCGGACAATACCCATGTATTCTTTGCCGTACAGCTTCTTTAGCTGAATGACATTAAACAGCTGGCAAACTTCCTCATCGACATCTGAGATTAATTCGAAGTTAAACTCTTGCTTAGCTTTGAAGTTCTCATGACGACGCATGGTATCCTTGGAAACACCAAATACTAATGTGTCATGCGCATCGAATTGATCTTTTAAGTCTCTAAAATTTTGGCCTTCAGTCGTGCAGCCCGGCGTGCTGTCTTTAGGGTAGAAGTAGATCACCAGATTGGATTTACCCTTATAGTCAGAGAGTGTGAAGGTCGTTTCAGAGGTCGCTGGGGCTGTGAAGTCGGGTACCACTTGACCGATTTCCAAAGCAGGCATAATAAGTTCCTTGTTCGGTTTTTGAATGCCGCTAAATTAGCGGATTGTCTTGTTAAATGCCAGAGGCCTTTATTTGTCTTGTGTTTATGATAGGGCACTATTAGACTTTATTTGCTTTATATCTGTATTTTAAGCTCAGCCAGTCTTGGCCGAGTTAACCATGTTGGAGGGTTAGATGTTTCAAGGGAGTATGGTCGCGCTGATTACGCCGATGACAGCTTCAGGTGATGTGGACGAGGCAGCATTAGAAGCCTTAGTCGGTTTTCACCTTGATAATCAGACGGACGCGATTGTGGCTGTTGGAACCACGGGTGAGTCGGCGACGTTGTCACACGAAGAGCACCGACATGTAATTAAACGCGTCGTTGAAATTGTAGCGGGTAAGATTCCGGTCATTGCTGGAACGGGTTCAAATAGCACCGCTGAGGCACTGGAGTTAACAGAAGCCGCTAAACTAGCCGGTGCAGATGCCGCCTTGTTGGTTGCACCTTACTATAATAAACCCAATCAAGAAGGTTTGTTTCGTCACTTTGAAGCGCTGGCTAAAGGCGTGGCGATGCCACAGATCTTATATAATGTTCCAGGGCGTACTGTTAGTGATATTTTGCCCGACACAGTTGATCGTTTAGCCAGTATCAGCAATATCGTTGGTATTAAAGAAGCAACGGGTGATATGGCCCGTGCTAAAGAGTTGATTGATCGCTGTAGTGATCGTATGGCTATCTTTAGTGGTGATGACCCGACCGCATTCGAGCTGATTTTGCTAGGTGGTAAGGGTAATATTTCAGTCACCGCGAATGTTATTCCTCAGTTGATGCATGATATTTGTGCCGCTGCTCTGGCTGGTGATCGCGAATTGGCGCTAGCACTGGATAATAAAGCGAAGCCTCTGCACAAGGCGCTGTTTACCGATCCTAATCCGATTCC harbors:
- a CDS encoding bifunctional rhamnulose-1-phosphate aldolase/short-chain dehydrogenase — its product is MSTMSEKLIPNLWDDAAAAKLNEPELLQYRSNLLGSDMRVTNYGGGNTSSKIQCTDPLTGEQTEVLWVKGSGGDIGSMGLDGFSTLYMDKLKGLKQLYRGIEHEDEMVAYLPHCTFNLNTRAASIDTPLHAYVPFSHVDHLHPDAVIAIAASKNSRDLTETIYGSDIGWLPWRRPGYQLGLELEKIATENPHLKGVVLEAHGLFTWANSAKECYETSLEMINRAQVWLDQQLEGKAAFGGAVHSSLQAEQRQQVASQLMPIIRGKTSEHQRQLGHFNDSDEVLEFVNSAELQALAELGTSCPDHFLRTKIKPFVVDFDPSQFDSETANLSSVIEGLDAALEQYRDDYNAYYNRCKHDNSPAVRDANPIVYLIPGVGMLTFAKDKATARIAGEFYVNAINVMRGASGVSEYMGLPEQEAFDIEYWLLEEAKLQRMPKPKALAGRIALITGGAGGIGQATAERLLKEGACVLLTDIDEASLTETVAGFEAAFGKDVVAGIKMDVTKEEQVQQAFAYSSLRFGGLDILVSNAGIASSSPLDETTLESWNFNQNILATGYFLVSRAAFSLMKGQKMGGAVVFIASKNGLVASANASAYCTAKAAEIQLARCVALEGAPHGIRTNVVNPDAVLRGSKIWSGKWKEERASAYNMETNELEEHYRQRSLLKLNVLPEDIAEGVYFFAADTSAKSTGNILNVDAGHAPSFTR
- the rhaS gene encoding rhamnose ABC transporter substrate-binding protein gives rise to the protein MRLKKLFTATTLAVALFGTTVAQAEDVRIGLVVKALGIGFFEAANKGAEEAAKELGDVEIIYTGPTSTTAEGQIEVLNSLIAQKVDAIAVSANDTDALVPILKKAQQRGIKVVSWDSGVAEAGRQVHLNPSSNSLIGEMNIKLAADALKAMDIEKGEIAILSATPTSTNQNIWIEEMKKVLPNYPGLELVATVYGDDLADKSYRETKGLLQTYPNLKVIVSPTSVGIVAAAQAVEDAKKLGQVYVTGLGLPSELAGHVKAGSVESFAIWNPIDLGYAATTIAYNLVKGKATDTEVSMGRMGVAKLEKDGSAAMSDPFVYDASNVDEFAEIF
- a CDS encoding sugar ABC transporter ATP-binding protein; translation: MQNWKKMVAQRCRTRLSMTHRTLMSLRKYFKSFDLIRLRINGAGMRIGGPFFSASSIKTRNDGNTMSDSHPIFSLRGVSKSFPGVKALDQVQLDLYPGQVTALIGENGAGKSTLVKSMTGIYKPEEGEIRFNGELIKLNSPGDARRLGITAIHQETVLFDELSVTENIFAGHYVTDKRTGALSWMVMHNLAQHILDSIEAPIKAKSLLKNLSIGQRHMVAIARALSFDAEVVILDEPTAALSHHEIEELYKIVNRLKKSGRAIMFITHKFDEIFTIADRYTVFRDGTYVGEGMIKDVTEKELVTMMVGRTVDQVFPKEQVEIGEVVLEVEALSHPTEFDDISFNLHRGEILGFYGLVGAGRSEVMQALFGVAKNVTGKISVKGEAVDIKSPADAIKAGIAYVPEERQSQGVILELPIYQNIGLPQLSGINAKGFLDNTAEYSLASHYAQRLQVKAPNWNEKVENLSGGNQQKVVIGKWLATKPAVIILDEPTKGIDIGSKAAVHAFMSELVKEGLAVIMVSSELPEIMGMSDRIIVMNEGLMVSQFEHDKCTAEAIVHAATGGSHHAESA
- a CDS encoding ABC transporter permease — encoded protein: MLSLLKSRELLLGLLIVMMTGLIGMVAPKFIAPGNLLSVYTDTSILIILALGQMLVILTRCIDLSVAANLAMTGMVMAMLNHSYPDLPVLLLVLAGCLLGLVLGMINGLMVWKLGIPAIVVTLGTMSIYRGIIFLFSDGAWVNAHEMSEDFIAAPRAVIFGLPVLGWISLIFIAIMLYFVRYRRLGREIYAVGNNPTAAFYIGIDVGKTQFIAFSISGLLAGLCGYLWVSRYAVAYVDVANGFELQVIAACVIGGVSIMGGIGTVLGCVLGALFLGVINNALPVIGVSPFWQMAISGLVIILAVIANSRSEKKSGRIILKKNTQAKQ
- a CDS encoding ABC transporter permease; the encoded protein is METNVNISDRLPKVGFASRILSWEFFLLLFTLLVFVLNSYASPYFLDPWNLSDATFNFTEKAIVALPLAMLIICREIDLSVASIIALASVSMGLAAEAGMGTPALVLIGLVVGTLCGLVNGLLVTRFEIPSIVVTIGTMSLFRGLTYIILGDDVLKNYPDSFAWFGQGYAWGMLSFEFVLFLALTVVFYVLLHKTNFGRRTYAIGNNPTGAFFSGINVNRHRLVLFALVGLIAGLASVLLTARLGSTRPTIALGWELSIITMVVLGGVSILGGSGTIIGVFIAVFLMGLVTFGLGLLNVPGIVMSIVVGGMLIGVIATPILLNKFIRARR
- the rhaM gene encoding L-rhamnose mutarotase, with protein sequence MQQAFVMQLRAGFEAEYQQRHDEIWPELTALLKQYGFSHYSIYLHPETLQLFGTVTIPDDFNPELLKQELVMQRWWKCMAPLMETRAGSNEPASTELTRVFFML
- a CDS encoding FGGY-family carbohydrate kinase; translated protein: MSIKSTDVIAVLDIGKTNVKFSIVDSVSQAVLDIQKTSNSVLTDGPYPHADVERIWLWYCECLKQAATQFTIRSLGCTTHGATGVCLGAGQLAFPVVDYEADLYDSIDAEYSLLRPDFQETFSPDLPKSGLNLGRQVYWLSQTFPEEFAQVDTYLMYPQYWGWRLSGRAVSEVTSLGCHTDLWNPSNSRLSSLVASMEWSGLFPPLLMAGESLGTVKPELAKALGLPADCQVINGLHDSNASLVPYLLEKQKPLTVISSGTWVIMAGIGLPLDCLKEQDDMLANVSVLAEAVPSIRFMGGREWDHLKESMICDLHDLERVLSLEVYALPAFSKQGGPFRNWEGEIVGPHHLLRADEKTALASLYCALVSHYCLDLLGSYGAIYIEGSLAKNEVYKVVIEALRPTQPLFISEDSTGTTQGVVQLITRQTAENEIIRQNALDEFGSKVQLMKYSQRWLEMINRRLASLT
- the bcp gene encoding thioredoxin-dependent thiol peroxidase; protein product: MPALEIGQVVPDFTAPATSETTFTLSDYKGKSNLVIYFYPKDSTPGCTTEGQNFRDLKDQFDAHDTLVFGVSKDTMRRHENFKAKQEFNFELISDVDEEVCQLFNVIQLKKLYGKEYMGIVRSTFLIDKEGVLREHWDKVKVKGHADAVLEAVKAL
- the dapA gene encoding 4-hydroxy-tetrahydrodipicolinate synthase, with amino-acid sequence MFQGSMVALITPMTASGDVDEAALEALVGFHLDNQTDAIVAVGTTGESATLSHEEHRHVIKRVVEIVAGKIPVIAGTGSNSTAEALELTEAAKLAGADAALLVAPYYNKPNQEGLFRHFEALAKGVAMPQILYNVPGRTVSDILPDTVDRLASISNIVGIKEATGDMARAKELIDRCSDRMAIFSGDDPTAFELILLGGKGNISVTANVIPQLMHDICAAALAGDRELALALDNKAKPLHKALFTDPNPIPVKWALAKMGYGHVDGIRLPMVPLNPSFEAGLLEALRLTGVNID